A genomic segment from Peribacillus sp. ACCC06369 encodes:
- a CDS encoding OsmC family protein, whose product MKTMITWTGEMAFSGTTPSGHEIKIDAAEEVGGKNSGARPTELLLHSLAGCTGIDIVMILKKMRFETMAFQIEIEGSRAENHPKRFTDFNIHYLLEGELPEDKVVRAIQLSKNTYCSVYHSLNANIKMSYSINGVKGKQEI is encoded by the coding sequence ATGAAAACAATGATTACATGGACAGGGGAAATGGCCTTTTCTGGCACAACTCCGTCAGGACATGAAATAAAGATCGATGCTGCCGAAGAAGTAGGAGGAAAAAATAGTGGAGCAAGACCCACAGAGTTACTGTTACATTCCCTTGCCGGGTGCACAGGAATAGATATTGTAATGATTTTGAAAAAAATGCGATTTGAAACAATGGCCTTTCAAATAGAAATAGAAGGGTCACGGGCAGAAAACCATCCAAAACGTTTTACCGATTTTAATATCCACTATTTATTGGAGGGGGAACTGCCTGAAGATAAAGTGGTCCGTGCGATTCAATTGTCGAAAAATACCTACTGTTCAGTATATCACTCATTAAATGCCAACATTAAAATGAGCTATTCAATAAATGGAGTTAAAGGAAAACAAGAAATCTAA
- a CDS encoding ABC transporter substrate-binding protein, which produces MTLKKLICLLSIIALIALAGCGNPTPQKPGESVQTSTGEKGEKKITIAGNGGVIESAIRDVIAPKFKEETGITVNYISGLSGEILSKVELQKNAPQIDVALFVPVDVIRAKEKELIVPIDESNVPNMKSVDPRFIPIENAAAPAFGLVIAPAYNTETFKKKGLKSIESWNDLVSPDYEGKTAFSDITNDWGFNTLNGLAIANGGSTEDMEPGLEKAKDLAGYSNTFYKNSTQMMPAIQQGAADVTVMGSYSIGELAVSGIPIKMAVPKEGVPLQAFSAGLVKNTPNSKEALEFINYVVSEEAQALISEKGFYPTVEGMKIPEKYEESIGLKASDKTFKPDFAKFAEIRAEVSDRWAKEVTPELGKKLK; this is translated from the coding sequence ATGACTTTGAAAAAACTAATATGTCTTTTATCGATAATCGCATTGATCGCACTTGCGGGGTGTGGTAATCCTACTCCGCAAAAGCCGGGGGAATCTGTTCAAACGAGTACAGGTGAAAAAGGGGAGAAGAAAATAACGATAGCCGGTAATGGCGGGGTCATCGAAAGCGCCATCCGAGATGTGATCGCTCCAAAGTTCAAAGAAGAAACGGGAATCACTGTTAATTATATTTCCGGTTTATCAGGTGAAATCCTTTCTAAAGTGGAATTACAGAAGAACGCTCCGCAAATAGATGTTGCCCTTTTTGTACCGGTTGATGTAATACGCGCTAAGGAGAAGGAACTGATCGTACCAATTGATGAGTCCAATGTTCCCAATATGAAATCGGTGGATCCCCGATTCATTCCGATTGAAAATGCTGCCGCGCCAGCATTCGGCTTAGTCATTGCACCAGCTTATAATACGGAAACCTTTAAAAAGAAAGGGTTAAAATCAATCGAATCATGGAATGATCTTGTCTCCCCGGATTACGAGGGTAAAACGGCATTTTCAGATATTACGAATGACTGGGGTTTCAATACCCTTAATGGTCTGGCGATTGCAAACGGCGGCAGCACGGAAGACATGGAACCAGGTCTTGAAAAGGCAAAAGATCTTGCAGGATACTCCAATACATTTTATAAAAACTCAACGCAAATGATGCCAGCTATCCAACAGGGAGCTGCTGACGTAACGGTCATGGGTAGTTATTCCATAGGTGAACTAGCCGTTTCAGGAATTCCTATTAAGATGGCGGTGCCTAAAGAAGGTGTGCCGCTTCAAGCTTTCAGCGCTGGTCTAGTGAAGAATACGCCTAATAGCAAAGAAGCCCTAGAATTCATCAACTATGTAGTCAGTGAAGAAGCACAAGCACTAATTTCCGAAAAAGGATTTTATCCGACGGTGGAAGGCATGAAAATCCCAGAGAAATATGAAGAGTCAATCGGCCTTAAAGCAAGTGATAAAACATTCAAACCTGATTTCGCCAAGTTTGCAGAAATCCGTGCTGAGGTGTCAGACAGATGGGCGAAAGAGGTTACTCCTGAATTAGGGAAAAAACTCAAATAA
- a CDS encoding family 14 glycosylhydrolase, whose protein sequence is MKKLSIGVFTFMLYFVPLSSTSPGSAEVKPDYKLYVMAPLGEITDWDAFEAKLIQLKENGVYAITTDIWWGLVESKKDNQFDWSYYKKYGETVKASGLKWVPILSTHQCGGNVGDDCNYPIPSWLWNIDSAENMAFKSESGYWNKEVLAPWWEGTADQYEELYKSFAKNFADEKDLIAKIYLSAGPAGELRYPSYQNADGWEYPERGQLQAYTEGAKRDFRLTMREKYSTIKKLNAAWGKNYKNWREIQPPGNGDEFFTRGGAVDKQFGKDFMQWYQGALEKHLSKISKFAHKHFDEVFGVPIGAKISGVHWKMNDPVMPHSAEYSAGYYNYSQLLNQFKKSNMALTFTCLEMGDQDAHNAPSYSAPKTLVTHIATLANQKGISLNGENALPLINNEWGFDNIAEMVFNYDFEGFTLLRMSYLFDDEGNPTNEFRMMADKLEGKSIPVTFTVENVPSKQGVYLIGDRGEIGRWNPEDYEYKLTQNKEGSWSGTFRLAADRYYEFKFVIKDENGNITWQDGENNSYKTPLNGIGNYKTSW, encoded by the coding sequence ATGAAAAAATTATCTATTGGCGTTTTTACCTTCATGCTGTATTTCGTTCCATTATCAAGTACTTCACCCGGATCAGCAGAAGTAAAACCAGATTACAAGCTTTATGTGATGGCCCCATTGGGTGAAATAACAGATTGGGATGCATTTGAAGCAAAGTTGATTCAGTTGAAGGAAAATGGAGTATACGCAATAACGACAGATATCTGGTGGGGATTGGTCGAGAGTAAAAAAGATAATCAATTTGATTGGTCTTATTATAAAAAATATGGGGAGACAGTGAAAGCTTCCGGTTTAAAATGGGTGCCCATTTTATCTACACATCAATGCGGCGGTAATGTGGGAGATGATTGTAACTATCCCATCCCGAGTTGGCTTTGGAATATAGACTCTGCCGAAAACATGGCATTCAAGAGTGAAAGTGGTTACTGGAATAAGGAGGTACTTGCTCCTTGGTGGGAAGGTACAGCTGATCAATACGAAGAATTGTACAAATCCTTTGCAAAAAACTTTGCTGATGAGAAGGATTTAATAGCTAAAATATATCTAAGTGCAGGTCCAGCTGGGGAACTAAGATATCCCTCCTATCAAAATGCAGATGGCTGGGAATATCCTGAAAGGGGACAGCTTCAAGCTTATACAGAAGGGGCGAAACGGGATTTCAGGCTTACCATGAGAGAGAAGTATTCAACGATAAAAAAATTAAATGCTGCTTGGGGCAAAAATTATAAAAACTGGAGGGAGATTCAGCCGCCAGGTAACGGGGATGAATTTTTCACAAGAGGAGGAGCAGTCGACAAACAATTTGGAAAAGATTTCATGCAGTGGTATCAAGGTGCACTTGAAAAACATCTTTCAAAAATCTCGAAATTTGCCCATAAACATTTTGATGAAGTCTTTGGCGTACCAATCGGAGCTAAAATCTCAGGTGTCCATTGGAAAATGAACGATCCAGTAATGCCGCATTCAGCAGAATATAGTGCAGGGTACTATAACTACTCCCAACTACTGAATCAGTTTAAGAAATCCAATATGGCCCTCACGTTCACCTGTTTGGAAATGGGAGATCAAGACGCACATAATGCACCATCATATAGTGCTCCTAAAACGTTGGTGACCCATATTGCCACTTTAGCCAATCAAAAAGGAATTTCATTAAACGGGGAAAACGCACTCCCACTGATCAATAATGAATGGGGCTTTGACAATATAGCAGAAATGGTTTTTAACTATGATTTTGAGGGCTTTACCTTGCTAAGGATGTCATATTTATTCGATGATGAAGGAAATCCAACAAATGAGTTCAGGATGATGGCAGATAAATTGGAAGGCAAATCGATTCCAGTTACATTCACAGTTGAAAATGTACCTTCCAAACAGGGAGTCTACTTAATTGGGGATAGAGGAGAAATAGGCCGATGGAATCCAGAAGATTACGAATATAAACTCACACAAAATAAAGAAGGCAGCTGGAGCGGAACATTCCGTTTAGCCGCAGATCGATACTATGAATTCAAGTTCGTCATAAAAGATGAAAATGGTAATATTACTTGGCAAGATGGAGAAAATAATAGTTATAAAACTCCTTTGAATGGAATAGGAAACTATAAAACTTCATGGTAG
- a CDS encoding TAXI family TRAP transporter solute-binding subunit, translated as MKNGALFIKVALLFCFMTGCSFMNEQQEISKPATTLIQSQLTSEGQDLNNRLLIIATGDMTGVYFSLGKRLSNMYEKYNGAVSGTQVTHASIENTELVSRHRAEIGFTTVDVLDLPETDKSKLRALTALYSNYVQIVTTKQNDIDSLEDLVGKRISVGTTGSGTRLIAERILLESDLPTDQLNLSYLSFSQSAEALRNGTIDAAFFSSGLPNNEIAFISNQTELTFIPIPGEVIERLQKQYGVYTHNEIPRDTYKGMKKNVQTISIKNVLVTYKEMSDPHAYNLVKTLYEHLPELQQTHPAASDISIEEATKQVPMDFHSGAMNYFTEQGMIENQ; from the coding sequence ATGAAAAATGGAGCACTCTTTATAAAAGTCGCTTTGTTATTTTGTTTCATGACAGGATGTTCTTTTATGAATGAGCAGCAGGAAATATCCAAACCTGCTACTACCTTGATTCAGAGTCAATTAACTTCTGAAGGACAGGATTTAAATAATAGGCTGCTAATCATTGCAACCGGAGATATGACAGGTGTTTATTTTTCATTAGGAAAAAGATTGTCAAACATGTATGAAAAATATAATGGAGCTGTTTCAGGAACCCAGGTAACCCATGCTTCTATCGAAAATACTGAATTGGTTAGCCGCCATCGGGCAGAAATTGGTTTTACCACAGTGGATGTACTTGATTTGCCTGAAACGGATAAATCCAAGTTAAGAGCTTTAACGGCCCTATATTCCAATTATGTTCAAATTGTTACTACTAAACAAAATGATATTGATTCCTTAGAAGATTTAGTTGGTAAACGCATTAGTGTGGGTACGACAGGAAGCGGTACAAGGCTTATTGCAGAACGGATACTGTTAGAATCTGATTTGCCGACCGATCAATTGAATTTATCCTATCTTTCTTTTTCTCAATCAGCAGAAGCATTACGAAATGGTACCATTGATGCAGCTTTCTTTTCTTCGGGACTTCCGAATAATGAAATCGCTTTCATATCCAATCAGACGGAGCTGACTTTCATACCAATACCGGGGGAGGTCATTGAACGTCTTCAAAAACAATATGGAGTTTATACTCATAATGAAATTCCCAGAGATACATACAAGGGAATGAAAAAAAATGTCCAAACGATATCAATTAAAAATGTCCTGGTAACCTACAAGGAAATGTCTGACCCGCATGCTTACAATCTTGTGAAAACATTATATGAACATCTGCCTGAACTGCAGCAAACACATCCGGCGGCTTCTGATATTTCAATAGAGGAAGCAACCAAACAAGTTCCAATGGATTTTCATTCAGGGGCCATGAATTATTTTACTGAACAAGGAATGATTGAAAATCAATGA
- a CDS encoding sigma-54 dependent transcriptional regulator — MKMHVLVIDDEPAICTALSFALEDSYQVVTTTDPDEGLRKIDNQPFDIVLLDLRIGNKSGLDVLQKIKQIAPNVTIIMMTAYSSIETSIEAIKKGAYYYIEKPINIEELSLLLMRAAEFKQMSNQLETLHEELEIQKRFGNFLGNSKAMQRIFSMIERVKDIDSSVLITGESGTGKELVARNIHTLGRRKNNPMQIVNCAAIPEMLLESELFGYEKGAFSGATQRKEGKFVAANGGILFLDEISEMPLPLQAKLLRVLQEREVTPLGSNTKISLDVRIISAANKNLEQMVMEGEFREDLYFRLNVIPISMPPLRDRKEDLPILMDYFIKKHARDMNREDKTFSATARRILLDYHYPGNVRELGNIIEYAVALSNSKSMEDTDLPQYVQEQKFILQPDGNDDDFNSFRIPIGISMKEIEGKVITATLQYCKNHRQKTAQILKISERSLRDKIKLISKEE; from the coding sequence ATGAAAATGCATGTATTGGTGATCGATGATGAACCTGCTATTTGCACCGCTCTTAGCTTTGCCTTGGAAGATTCTTATCAAGTCGTTACAACAACGGACCCGGATGAAGGTCTTCGAAAGATCGACAATCAGCCTTTTGATATTGTTTTACTTGATCTTAGAATAGGAAATAAAAGTGGACTTGATGTCCTACAGAAAATCAAACAAATAGCACCTAACGTGACAATCATCATGATGACTGCCTATTCATCCATAGAAACTTCCATCGAGGCCATAAAAAAAGGGGCCTACTACTATATTGAAAAGCCAATTAATATAGAAGAACTTTCTTTGCTCTTGATGAGGGCAGCCGAATTCAAACAGATGTCCAATCAATTGGAGACTTTACATGAAGAATTAGAGATTCAAAAGAGATTTGGTAATTTTCTTGGTAACAGCAAGGCGATGCAGCGTATTTTTTCAATGATCGAAAGAGTGAAAGATATTGATTCAAGTGTTCTTATCACGGGTGAAAGTGGAACTGGAAAAGAGCTGGTAGCCCGAAACATCCATACACTAGGAAGAAGGAAAAACAACCCCATGCAGATTGTCAATTGTGCAGCAATTCCTGAGATGCTGCTGGAATCTGAATTGTTCGGTTACGAGAAGGGAGCATTTTCCGGTGCAACTCAGAGGAAGGAAGGGAAATTCGTTGCTGCTAATGGAGGCATCCTTTTTCTGGATGAGATTAGTGAAATGCCACTTCCTCTTCAAGCCAAATTATTACGGGTATTACAGGAACGGGAAGTGACGCCTCTGGGATCCAATACAAAAATCTCACTGGATGTCCGTATTATAAGTGCAGCCAATAAAAACCTGGAACAAATGGTGATGGAAGGGGAATTTAGGGAGGATTTGTATTTCAGGCTAAATGTCATTCCCATCTCCATGCCGCCTTTAAGAGATAGAAAAGAAGATTTACCGATCCTTATGGATTATTTTATAAAAAAGCACGCTAGGGATATGAATCGTGAAGATAAGACGTTCTCGGCAACCGCACGTCGAATTTTACTGGATTATCATTACCCTGGGAATGTCCGTGAGCTTGGTAACATTATAGAATATGCTGTTGCCCTATCAAACTCGAAAAGCATGGAGGATACCGATTTGCCGCAATATGTTCAAGAACAGAAGTTCATTCTCCAGCCGGATGGCAATGACGATGATTTTAACAGTTTCAGGATTCCTATTGGCATATCCATGAAAGAAATAGAGGGAAAAGTTATAACGGCCACTCTTCAATACTGTAAAAATCATCGGCAAAAAACAGCTCAAATTCTAAAAATTTCAGAAAGAAGCCTTCGGGATAAAATTAAGCTCATTTCAAAAGAAGAATAA
- a CDS encoding transporter substrate-binding domain-containing protein, which translates to MNFNVKGGLLIKKQLFKLSIFCFIFFVQTLWSPAVFAEQKTFIIAGESALAPFSFENEAGELTGINIDLMEEIAKYNGVDFKYISMGMQEAEKALSNGTIDAIVGSTYNTEKDNQLDFTQSYFTMSQSIIIPSKRKQDIHTLTDLRDSHVVLDYNTPVISTFLNMRNTNLTTVSNQYSGILTLLNNRADVFIGNKWTAGFYLKKFRQEKNYIILDEVIEPADYTIAVKKGNQSLLFMMDNTLTELKANRNINGIIDKWVMPQSNQKIARLEQFIFWLIIILTAVALILLIIYIWNQKLKKSVHNQTLKLHLLNKDLEKQRQNIANGKAFKDQILNNINTGIITFDLDFMITSCNAKASDILNISKEMILNLMNHSQLMKNFEAFNQEQNEDNRTGTFRILVFNEENEQKVISYSMHKMFNSEEMQTGYLLSMNDETEKKTLEKKLVTQEKLHALGQLVAGVAHEIRNPLTSIKTFIDLLPSKYDNSQFRQVLMEHLPTEVNRLNAIVTDLIEYARPRPPNITNCYAHELISLLAFHKVTMEKKQINFEQTIDDDLIFYIDLQQIHQVLLNLVLNSIHAVEETEEKNIKITIDKENEKTGRITISDTGKGMKQEELNHIFEPFFTNKEKGVGLGLTLSYRLVKENNGDIHVKSYPNSGTKFIILLPLYIE; encoded by the coding sequence ATGAATTTCAACGTAAAAGGAGGGCTCTTAATTAAAAAACAGCTGTTTAAACTAAGTATATTTTGCTTTATATTCTTTGTTCAAACATTATGGTCTCCCGCTGTTTTTGCTGAACAAAAAACATTTATAATTGCTGGAGAAAGTGCTCTTGCTCCATTTTCATTTGAAAATGAAGCTGGTGAGCTGACAGGGATCAATATTGATTTAATGGAGGAAATAGCAAAATATAATGGCGTAGATTTCAAATATATTTCGATGGGGATGCAAGAAGCGGAAAAAGCCTTAAGTAATGGAACAATTGATGCAATTGTTGGAAGCACCTATAATACCGAAAAAGATAACCAACTTGATTTCACTCAATCCTATTTTACAATGTCCCAATCAATAATCATTCCTAGTAAAAGGAAACAGGATATTCATACGTTAACGGATTTACGTGATTCACATGTTGTCCTTGACTATAACACTCCAGTAATCAGTACATTTCTCAATATGAGGAATACAAATTTAACGACCGTTTCGAATCAATACTCGGGTATTTTAACATTATTGAACAACCGTGCAGATGTATTCATCGGAAACAAATGGACTGCAGGCTTCTATTTGAAAAAGTTCCGCCAAGAAAAGAATTACATCATTCTCGATGAAGTCATTGAACCCGCGGATTATACGATAGCAGTGAAAAAAGGGAATCAATCGCTTCTTTTCATGATGGACAATACACTCACAGAACTTAAAGCAAACCGAAATATCAACGGGATAATCGATAAATGGGTCATGCCACAGTCCAATCAAAAAATTGCCAGGCTGGAGCAATTCATATTCTGGTTGATCATAATCTTAACTGCGGTAGCACTTATCCTTCTAATCATTTACATATGGAATCAGAAGCTAAAAAAATCCGTTCATAACCAGACGTTGAAATTACATTTATTAAATAAGGATTTAGAGAAACAACGGCAAAACATCGCAAATGGTAAAGCGTTCAAAGATCAAATCTTAAACAATATCAATACTGGAATCATAACATTCGATCTCGATTTCATGATTACCAGCTGCAATGCAAAGGCTTCGGACATTCTCAACATTTCCAAGGAAATGATTCTGAATCTTATGAATCATTCGCAATTAATGAAGAATTTCGAAGCTTTCAATCAAGAACAGAATGAGGATAATCGTACGGGTACTTTTCGGATCTTGGTATTTAATGAGGAAAATGAACAGAAGGTGATTTCCTATTCGATGCATAAGATGTTCAATTCTGAAGAAATGCAAACCGGATACTTACTTTCCATGAATGATGAGACTGAAAAGAAAACATTGGAGAAAAAATTGGTCACACAAGAAAAGCTGCACGCTCTTGGACAACTAGTTGCAGGTGTCGCACATGAAATCAGGAATCCTTTAACATCTATCAAAACATTCATAGATTTACTTCCGAGTAAATATGATAACTCCCAATTCCGACAAGTGCTAATGGAACACTTGCCTACTGAAGTAAACCGACTGAATGCGATCGTTACCGATTTAATTGAATATGCACGTCCGCGCCCGCCAAATATAACGAATTGCTACGCACATGAACTTATATCATTACTTGCTTTTCATAAGGTGACAATGGAAAAGAAACAAATAAATTTCGAGCAGACGATTGATGATGACCTTATATTTTATATAGATTTACAACAAATTCACCAGGTTCTTTTAAACTTGGTGTTAAATTCGATTCATGCTGTTGAAGAAACCGAGGAAAAGAACATTAAAATCACAATTGATAAAGAGAACGAAAAGACAGGGCGGATTACCATATCCGATACGGGGAAAGGGATGAAACAGGAGGAACTGAACCATATTTTCGAACCTTTTTTCACAAATAAAGAAAAGGGAGTCGGTTTGGGGCTTACGTTATCTTATAGGCTAGTTAAGGAAAATAACGGAGATATCCATGTGAAAAGTTATCCTAATTCAGGAACGAAATTCATCATTTTACTACCTTTATATATCGAATAG
- a CDS encoding ABC transporter ATP-binding protein: MEVLKKDMEINRQHLEAVQGVGSNKNDVEIKGAFKQFGSNVVLNGIDLEVKQGELLTLLGPSGCGKSTTLNLIAGFLDADRGEVHIKGNNVTKVPPYKRDLGMVFQTYSLFPHMTVYENLSFGLKLRKIGKAEQKKKISKALELVKMSGLENRYPRELSGGQRQRVAISRALVVEPELLLLDEPLSNLDAKLRHELRAEIKRLQKEIGVTTIFVTHDQEEALSMSDRVVVMNAGKIEQISTPTDIYNHPKTEFVFQFIGKSNCFEGNVSAVDKRKVSVKIGSDITHVDADNIMGNDNDLKTGDEVKLYIRPEKLQIFSADDTSLSHLDFHRAKISQINYLGTSWEINVLLQSKSIQVLTSAFDSSWQNGSEVLIGWSPSEVMLVKK, translated from the coding sequence ATGGAAGTATTAAAAAAAGATATGGAAATTAATAGACAACACCTGGAGGCAGTTCAGGGGGTTGGGTCAAATAAAAATGATGTAGAGATAAAAGGAGCGTTTAAACAATTTGGCTCGAATGTGGTCCTGAATGGTATTGATCTGGAGGTGAAACAAGGAGAGTTACTCACTCTTCTTGGGCCTTCAGGGTGCGGAAAGTCCACAACCTTGAACCTCATTGCAGGATTCCTCGATGCAGACCGGGGAGAGGTCCATATTAAAGGAAATAATGTTACGAAGGTTCCTCCTTATAAGAGAGATTTAGGCATGGTTTTTCAAACGTATTCACTTTTTCCCCATATGACAGTCTATGAAAATTTAAGCTTTGGCTTGAAGCTGCGCAAGATCGGTAAAGCTGAACAAAAAAAGAAGATAAGTAAAGCGCTTGAATTAGTGAAAATGTCAGGATTGGAGAATCGTTATCCAAGAGAATTATCAGGAGGTCAGCGTCAGCGTGTTGCGATTTCCAGGGCACTTGTAGTTGAACCGGAGCTCCTTTTGCTGGACGAACCCCTTTCAAACCTTGATGCAAAACTGCGCCATGAACTTAGGGCCGAGATAAAGCGATTACAAAAGGAAATTGGCGTAACGACCATTTTTGTGACCCATGATCAAGAAGAAGCACTTTCCATGTCTGATCGAGTCGTGGTGATGAATGCAGGGAAAATTGAACAAATCAGTACTCCGACTGATATTTACAATCATCCCAAGACAGAATTCGTCTTTCAATTCATCGGTAAATCGAATTGTTTTGAAGGGAATGTCTCTGCTGTGGACAAGCGGAAAGTGTCAGTCAAGATAGGTTCTGATATCACACATGTAGACGCAGATAATATCATGGGAAATGATAATGATTTGAAAACCGGAGATGAGGTGAAGCTTTATATTAGACCAGAAAAACTGCAAATTTTTTCTGCGGATGACACCTCCTTATCACATTTGGATTTCCATCGTGCCAAGATTAGCCAAATTAACTATCTTGGTACCTCATGGGAAATCAATGTTCTATTACAGAGTAAAAGTATACAAGTATTGACTTCCGCTTTTGATTCATCATGGCAAAATGGAAGTGAGGTGTTGATAGGATGGAGCCCATCAGAAGTTATGCTAGTCAAGAAATAG
- a CDS encoding ABC transporter permease, whose amino-acid sequence MEPIRSYASQEIEREKNPIEPQKEPKIKKRKVWVPGLLLLTPILLFIFGFFVIPMLYILYLSFISTDNLGGADAVYSLKNYTQLFSDSYYLSSLWLTVKISLYSVLVALFLGYPVALTMAKSSARIRGYITLLIVSPLLVSIVVRNFGWYLLLLPNGTINQTLMALGIIDAPLKLLFSEIGVVIGLSNAYLPFMILSIVASLYNIDPSLDKAGAILGASPFRRFFSITLPLSIPGIVSGCILVFSLSMSAYVTPALMGGANVPVMPVVIYDQINNLLHWTFGSALSYILLATTVISVAVFTRVFEKGKFKEVFR is encoded by the coding sequence ATGGAGCCCATCAGAAGTTATGCTAGTCAAGAAATAGAACGGGAAAAGAATCCGATTGAGCCGCAAAAGGAACCTAAAATCAAGAAAAGGAAGGTCTGGGTGCCGGGATTACTCCTTTTAACGCCGATTCTACTTTTCATATTTGGTTTCTTCGTCATACCGATGTTATACATTTTATATTTAAGCTTCATCTCCACTGATAATCTTGGAGGAGCGGATGCCGTTTATAGCCTAAAAAACTATACACAATTATTTTCAGATAGCTATTACTTATCATCTTTGTGGCTGACAGTGAAAATCAGCTTATATTCGGTCTTGGTTGCTTTATTTCTTGGATATCCGGTAGCTTTGACGATGGCCAAAAGTTCAGCGCGGATCAGAGGGTATATCACTCTCTTGATCGTGTCACCACTCCTTGTAAGTATAGTGGTCCGTAATTTTGGCTGGTACCTCTTGCTATTACCTAATGGAACGATTAATCAAACCCTGATGGCCCTTGGCATAATAGATGCACCATTGAAGCTATTGTTTTCGGAAATCGGAGTTGTAATTGGACTATCCAATGCATATCTACCTTTCATGATCTTATCCATCGTTGCCAGCTTATATAATATTGATCCTTCCCTGGATAAGGCAGGAGCCATACTTGGGGCAAGCCCATTCAGAAGGTTCTTTTCCATTACATTGCCGCTAAGTATCCCTGGTATAGTATCTGGTTGCATTCTTGTATTCAGTTTGTCAATGAGTGCTTATGTTACGCCTGCACTTATGGGGGGAGCCAATGTGCCCGTGATGCCTGTTGTCATCTATGATCAAATAAATAACCTGCTGCATTGGACATTCGGATCTGCTCTTTCTTATATTCTATTAGCCACCACCGTCATATCAGTAGCCGTCTTTACCAGAGTGTTTGAAAAAGGGAAATTCAAGGAGGTATTCCGATGA
- a CDS encoding ABC transporter permease: MKTFGGLRIAVAVLAIIYILIPLIVVIPASFTSANYPSFPADGFSLQWYGKILERPEFLEAFLNSAKFAALAALFSVIFGTLGALGIAKYDIPGKSYITALLTSPLSVPQLVLGIALLMYFTPMMLAGTSAGFLIAHIVICIPYVMRLVLTGLSGFDYNLERAAAILGANPLTVFMKVTLPLIGSAAISGGLFAFLTSFDNVTVSLFMVSPEMRTLPIEIFSQMQDAYNPIVASVSSVVIFISVLLIVILEKIQGVGKVFGGSHHTNG; encoded by the coding sequence ATGAAAACGTTTGGCGGCCTTCGGATTGCCGTAGCCGTGTTGGCGATTATTTATATCTTGATCCCGCTCATTGTCGTTATTCCCGCTTCTTTTACAAGTGCCAATTATCCAAGTTTTCCGGCAGATGGTTTCTCACTGCAATGGTATGGCAAGATCTTGGAGCGTCCAGAATTTTTGGAAGCATTTTTGAATAGTGCGAAATTTGCAGCATTAGCTGCCCTATTCTCCGTCATATTCGGAACTTTGGGGGCCCTTGGCATCGCAAAGTATGATATACCGGGAAAATCATATATTACGGCCCTTTTAACTTCTCCATTAAGTGTACCGCAATTAGTCTTAGGGATTGCACTGTTAATGTACTTTACACCAATGATGCTAGCCGGTACTTCTGCCGGATTCTTGATTGCCCATATCGTCATTTGCATACCATATGTAATGCGCCTGGTATTAACCGGTCTTAGTGGATTTGATTATAATCTTGAACGGGCTGCGGCCATACTTGGAGCCAATCCATTAACAGTATTCATGAAAGTGACACTGCCGCTGATTGGGTCCGCGGCAATCTCTGGGGGATTATTCGCATTTTTGACATCATTTGATAATGTAACCGTCTCACTCTTTATGGTATCACCTGAAATGAGAACGTTGCCGATCGAGATTTTCTCGCAAATGCAGGATGCCTACAATCCGATTGTTGCTTCCGTGTCAAGCGTGGTTATATTCATATCAGTTCTTCTAATCGTCATACTTGAAAAAATTCAAGGTGTCGGAAAAGTTTTTGGTGGTTCCCATCATACAAACGGATAA